From the Astatotilapia calliptera chromosome 6, fAstCal1.2, whole genome shotgun sequence genome, one window contains:
- the LOC113024718 gene encoding uncharacterized protein LOC113024718, with the protein MGMANNTITLRQIRDAILQDDHIFQNINTISISTIDRVLKKHQMTMKEIYRVPFERNSDRLKELRYQYVNRIMALEGHETPHILVFVDEAGFNLAKGRRCGLNIIGHRATVDVPGQRGGNITMCAAISENGVATHIPSLGPYNTHKPLIFLDHLYTDFIPENERGLIGPHLPIYVIVWDNVNFHHSPLIRSWFATHPRLVMGFLPPYSPFLNPIEEFFSAWRWRVYEHHAQDQPSLLHAMDAACDDITGDQCRGWLRHHTVSSLVALQEKVSAVMWTRICGQTDNSV; encoded by the exons ATGGGGATGGCAAATAATACCATCACATTGAGACAGATCCGTGATGCCATCCTTCAGGACGATCATATATTCCAGAATATAAACACAATAAGCATCTCCACAATAGACCGGGTTTTGAAGAAGCATCAGATGACAATGAAAGAAATCTACAGGGTACCATTTGAGAGGAACTCTGACAGACTGAAGGAGCTGCGCTACCAGTATGTAAAT AGAATAATGGCATTGGAAGGACATGAGACCCCTCACATCCTGGTGTTCGTGGATGAAGCTGGCTTCAACTTGGCCAAGGGCCGAAGATGTGGCCTTAATATTATTGGCCACCGGGCCACAGTGGATGTCCCAGGTCAGCGAGGGGGCAATATAACTATGTGTGCTGCCATTTCTGAAAATGGTGTGGCCACTCACATCCCCAGTCTTGGCCCATACAACACACACAAGCCCCTCATCTTCTTGGATCACCTTTATACCGATTTTATCCCTGAAAATGAGAGAGGTCTCATAGGGCCTCACCTACCCATTTATGTAATTGTGTGGGACAATGTCAATTTCCACCATAGCCCACTCATTAGGAGCTGGTTTGCAACGCATCCAAGGTTGGTCATGGGGTTCCTACCACCTTACTCTCCTTTCCTCAATCCGATAGAGGAGTTTTTCTCTGCTTGGAGGTGGAGAGTGTATGAGCATCATGCTCAGGATCAGCCGTCCCTGCTCCATGCTATGGACGCAGCGTGTGACGACATTACAGGAGATCAATGCAGGGGATGGTTGCGGCATCACACCGTTTCTTCCCTCGTTGCATTGCAAGAGAAAGTATCCGCTGTGATGTGGACGAGAATCTGTGGCCAGACGGACAACAGCGTGTAA